A single region of the Gopherus evgoodei ecotype Sinaloan lineage chromosome 3, rGopEvg1_v1.p, whole genome shotgun sequence genome encodes:
- the EIF4A3 gene encoding eukaryotic initiation factor 4A-III: MSGAGGAAGSARKRLLKEEDMTKVEFETSEEVDVTPTFDTMGLREDLLRGIYAYGFEKPSAIQQRAIKQIIKGRDVIAQSQSGTGKTATFCISVLQCLDIQVRETQALILAPTRELAVQIQKGLLALGDYMNVQCHACIGGTNVGEDIRKLDYGQHVVAGTPGRVFDMIRRRSLRTRAIKMLVLDEADEMLNKGFKEQIYDVYRYLPPATQVVLISATLPHEILEMTNKFMTDPIRILVKRDELTLEGIKQFFVAVEREEWKFDTLCDLYDTLTITQAVIFCNTKRKVDWLTEKMREANFTVSSMHGDMPQKERESIMKEFRSGASRVLISTDVWARGLDVPQVSLIINYDLPNNRELYIHRIGRSGRYGRKGVAINFVKNDDIRILRDIEQYYSTQIDEMPMNVADLI, translated from the exons ATGTCGGGCGCGGGGGGCGCGGCGGGCTCGGCCCGCAAGCGGCTGCTGAAGGAGGAGGACATGACCAAGGTGGAGTTCGAGACCAGCGAGGAGGTGGACGTGACCCCCACCTTCGACACCATGGGGCTGCGCGAGGACCTGCTGCGCGGCATCTACGCCTACG GTTTTGAGAAACCATCAGCTATTCAGCAGAGAGCGATCAAGCAGATTATCAAAGGAAGAGATGTGATTGCACA GTCACAATCTGGAACAGGCAAAACAGCAACATTTTGCATCTCTGTTCTACAGTGTTTGGATATTCAG GTCCGTGAAACCCAGGCATTGATTTTAGCACCAACTAGGGAGTTGGCAGTACAGATTCAAAAG GGCCTTCTTGCTCTTGGTGACTACATGAATGTGCAGTGTCATGCCTGTATTGGAGGCACAAACGTTGGTGAAGATATCCGAAAATTGGATTACGGACAGCATGTTGTTGCTGGCACACCAGGCCGTGTGTTTG ATATGATTCGTCGTCGAAGTTTAAGGACTCGTGCTATCAAAATGTTGGTTTTGGATGAAGCTGATGAGATGCTCAATAAAG gttttaaagaacagatttatGATGTGTACAGATACCTGCCCCCAGCTACTCAGGTGGTTCTGATCAGCGCTACCTTGCCTCACGAAATCCTGGAGATGACCAATAAATTTATGACTGACCCAATCCGCATCTTGGTTAAACG TGATGAATTGACTCTGGAAGGAATCAAACAGTTTTTTGTGGCCGTGGAAAGGGAAGAATGGAAGTTTGATACGCTGTGCGATCTGTACGACACACTCACTATCACGCAGGCTGTCATCTTCTGTAACACCAAGAGGAAG GTTGACTGGCTAACGGAGAAGATGAGAGAAGCCAACTTCACCGTGTCATCAATGCATGGTGATATGCCACAGAAGGAGAGAGAATCCATCATGAAAGAGTTCAGATCCGGGGCAAG CCGTGTGCTTATTTCTACAGATGTTTGGGCCAGGGGCTTGGACGTTCCTCAGGTGTCCCTGATCATTAACTACGACTTGCCCAACAACAGAGAACTGTATATACACAG AATTGGTAGATCAGGTCGGTATGGCCGAAAAGGTGTTGCCATCAACTTTGTAAAGAATGATGACATCCGTATCCTGCGTGATATTGAACAGTACTACTCTACCCAGATTGATGAGATGCCCATGAATG TTGCTGATCTTATTTAA